From Gemmatimonadota bacterium:
TGGTCACGACGCCGACAGCCAGGACGTCCAGTTCCTTGGCGATCTGCGCGATCACCGGCGCGGCGCCGGTACCCGTGCCGCCCCCCATGCCCGCGGTGATGAAAACCATATCGATATCGGTCAGGTGTTCCGCGATTACGTCCCGGCTTTCCTCCGCGGCCTTGCGCCCTACGTCCGGATTCGCGCCGGCGCCGAGACCGCGGGTGATCTCGTGTCCCAGTTGTATCTTGTACTTGACATTGGAACCCGCCAGGTCCTGCGCGTCCGTGTTGGCGACCAGGAAATCGACGCCCGGGACACCGATTTCAACCATGTGGTTGACGGCGTTCTTTCCGGCGCCGCCCACGCCGATGATCTTCATGCGAGCGAACAGTCCCGGTTCCGCATCGAAGTCGAAAGTAGACATTTACAGCCTCCTTCTGTGGGTTTGAGGCAGCAATCTGCCGGTTTTGCATGAATCTGTACGAATGTGCATGCCGGTTGCTACATCAGGGCCGCGATCCGGCTTATCACACGGTCCAGCAATCCTCCTTCCGTACCATCGTGCCACTCCTTTTCCGAAAGGTTGTTCGTGGCGTAGCGCAACAAGCCGACACCTGTGGCGCACGTCGGTGCGTATTCGTCGTTTTCCAGTCCGGGAACCTCTTCCGGCGCGCCGATTTTCGCGGACATGCCGAAGACCTGTTCCGCCTGTTTCGCGATGCCCGGAATCAGCGCACCGCCGCCCGTGATGACGACTCCGGTGCCCACCAGGTGTTCGAAACCGCTGCTTCGGATCTCCTCCCGCGCGAGGAACAGAAGCTCCTTGATCCGCGGTCCGACCACGAAGGCCAGTTCCTCCCGCGTCACCTCCCGCGGCTCGCGGCCGCCGACCCCGGGCACTTCGATCATGTCGTCCCTGGCCGGCCGGACATAGACCGCACTGGCGTAGCCGCACTTGATCCGTTCGGCGTCCTCATGGGGCGTGCGGAGTCCGATGGCGATGTCGTTCGTGAGGTTGTTGCCGCCGGCCGGTATGACCGCCGAATGCCGAATGCTCCCCTCGTGGAACAGCGCGACCTTCGTCGTGCCTCCGCCCAGGTCGAGCAGCACGACGCCCAGTTCCTTCTCGTCGGACGTGAGTGCCGACTCGCCCGCGGCGATCGTATCCAGGACGAGTTCCCTGACCTGCATTCCGGATTGCACGATGCAGTTGCTTACATTCCGCAACGGGGTGACCGCGCCCGTTACGATGTGCACGAGCACTTCGAGCCGGACGCCCGACATGCCGCACGGGTCGGGGATCCTGCACTGGTCGTCCACGATGTGGTCCTGGGTGAGCACGTGGATGACCTGGCGGTCCGAGGGTATTTTCAGTGCCGTCGCCGCTTCGCGGGCGCGAAATACGTCCTCCCGCGTCACGCCCCGGCCGACGTCCGACGCGATGGCCACGGCGCCGCTGCTGTTGACGCTTTCGATGTGCTCGCCGGAAATCCCGACGATTACCGCGTTTACCCTGGCGCCCGCCTCTCGTTCCGCGGCCCGGAGCGCCTCCTCTATCGAACGGGCGGCCTCGTCCATGTTGACCACGACACCTCGTCTGAGGCCCCGGGACCTGCTCGTGCCCCTGCCCAGGATCCGCAGTCCGTCGTCTGCAATCTCGCCGATCAGCACGAC
This genomic window contains:
- the ftsA gene encoding cell division protein FtsA; translation: MARERIAALDLGTTRTVVLIGEIADDGLRILGRGTSRSRGLRRGVVVNMDEAARSIEEALRAAEREAGARVNAVIVGISGEHIESVNSSGAVAIASDVGRGVTREDVFRAREAATALKIPSDRQVIHVLTQDHIVDDQCRIPDPCGMSGVRLEVLVHIVTGAVTPLRNVSNCIVQSGMQVRELVLDTIAAGESALTSDEKELGVVLLDLGGGTTKVALFHEGSIRHSAVIPAGGNNLTNDIAIGLRTPHEDAERIKCGYASAVYVRPARDDMIEVPGVGGREPREVTREELAFVVGPRIKELLFLAREEIRSSGFEHLVGTGVVITGGGALIPGIAKQAEQVFGMSAKIGAPEEVPGLENDEYAPTCATGVGLLRYATNNLSEKEWHDGTEGGLLDRVISRIAALM